A window of Juglans regia cultivar Chandler chromosome 7, Walnut 2.0, whole genome shotgun sequence contains these coding sequences:
- the LOC108990873 gene encoding SKP1-like protein 21, giving the protein MSEVDMAVIKPEMMKSYIWLQTVDGSIQQVEQEVAMFCPMICHEIIQKGMGSSKNHAISLPPRVNPSMLSLILDYCRFHQVPGHSNKERKSFDEKFIRMDTKRLCELTSAADSLQLKPLVDLTSRALARIIEGKTPEEIREIFHLPDDLTEEEKLEPLKNSTDDPRIRLLNRLYARKRKELKQREKLKNVETEEERADDRSVEDLLSFINGGHGDSKGDKTSKGKKKNRRRKDQLKNASVEESIETHEKDSDGLNFECHGAEVDKLRSNPSGTSKLPDAEDETFPHKVEFDDGDIDDEIDPALKEKIDREVEDFARRLNSDWPERMQEILSLGQERRPVNGNGSLRRYARPDSEWN; this is encoded by the exons ATGTCAGAAGTTGATATGGCAGTTATTAAACCGGAG ATGATGAAGTCCTATATCTGGCTTCAGACTGTTGATGGTTCAATCCAACAAGTGGAGCAAGAGGTTGCCATGTTTTGCCCTATGATATGTCATGAAATAATACAGAAAGGCATGGGATCATCCAAGAACCATGCAATATCTCTGCCACCACGAGTTAATCCTTCTATGTTGAGCTTAATTCTGGATTACTGCAGGTTTCATCAAGTACCAGGTCACTCTAACAAG GAACGCAAGTCTTTTGATGAAAAGTTCATTAGGATGGACACAAAGAGGCTCTGTGAGTTGACATCCGCTGCTGACAGTCTCCAGTTAAAGCCTTTGGTTGATCTTACCAGTCGTGCCCTTGCACGAATTATAGAAGGAAAAACCCCCGAGGAGATCCGTGAGATATTTCATTTGCCTGATGATCTTACAGAG GAAGAGAAACTGGAGCCTTTAAAAAATTCTACAGACGATCCTCGCATTCGACTATTAAATCGACTGTATGCAAGAAAGAGGAAAGAActaaaacaaagagagaaattaAAG AATGTTGAGACTGAAGAAGAGCGTGCCGATGACCGTTCAGTTGAAGATCTCCTGTCATTTATTAACGGAGGACACGGAG ATTCCAAGGGGGATAAAACTTCCAAGGGCAAAAAGAAGAACCGGAGAAGAAAAGATCAACTGAAAAATGCTTCTGTAGAAGAATCCATTGAAACCCATGAAAAG GATTCAGATGGTCTTAATTTTGAATGCCATGGTGCTGAAGTTGACAAGTTGCGGTCCAATCCTAGTGGGACATCAAAATTGCCAGATGCGGAAGATGAGACTTTTCCGCATAAGGTTGAGTTTGATGATGGCGATATCGATGATGAGATTGACCCTGCACTGAAGGAGAAAATTGATAG GGAGGTGGAAGATTTTGCCCGGAGATTGAATTCAGACTGGCCTGAAAGGATGCAAGAAATCCTTTCGTTGGGCCAAGAAAGACGACCAGTAAACGGAAATGGATCCTTAAGGAGATACGCTA GACCAGATTCGGAGTGGAATTAA